From the genome of Verrucomicrobiia bacterium, one region includes:
- a CDS encoding glycoside hydrolase family 99-like domain-containing protein, whose protein sequence is MRRFRIHWLTIIALALFAVVTLRAKTVVEWNFNRPDDLQGWRPNSDLTDVVITGGALHCRAVGTDPILELQPLLNFPASAFQAVEIRLQADQDGTAELFWANTSTGRYGGFTQEKALRFNVRGDSDWHTYRVLPCWQADGRIVRLRFDVYDGARFELASLRVLDLTPATPSATADFDFRQDTVGWQWLETLDSSAPPTWKDGEFKMPSNGLLLGPPVQIDTTNQSYVSLRLAVDRGERATLFFASDYKPGLHSFSFPLKVDGREHTYNLDLLSAANWRGRVSAIGLRPSDAANATVQLRWLKVSDAPQGPAQLELTSFALDEALPRVGRPATLRAVVVNTGGASASKIRADLQLPDGLKLLEPANLQSLNQPLAPGTETALLWRVEANRPLSNICQLTLSAPDADAARGQARVNFTPRPTVTATGYVPEPQPVRGPIEVGVYYFPGWNTASQWQPIQRFPERRPVLGWYREGDPEIADWHIKWAVEHGITFFAYDWYWSQGARFLEHALHDGYFKARYRRLLKFCLLWANHNPPQTSSLEDCRAVTHYWIENYFRRPEHLTFDGRPVVIIFSTDRLTADLGSAGVKRAFTAMREECQRAGLKGLYLIACVGDVGGARRAAEEGYDAVTAYNWPHLGMTGEGKFAPYAELVPAYRRQWEHLLAESPVPLTPLPISGGWDSRPWHGENNLVRFDRTPQLFQQHLRDAKAVIELQPSQPRLAPAALIEAWNEWGEGSYIEPQAEFGFGYLDAIRSVFTTASGSHTDLTPADVGLGPYDIPPPEPSRTAWEFTRDDQGWNNTMHLTEVKVADGYLRARTTGNDPAFFGPATQAKAADFSTVVVRLRLRRPDGQSFTDMAQIFWSTTRLAETESSSERFAVRGDGQWHEYRIPVGQNQRWRDHITRLRFDPGTRSNVQVELAFIRLEK, encoded by the coding sequence ATGCGACGTTTCAGAATTCATTGGCTGACAATAATCGCGCTGGCGTTGTTTGCCGTCGTAACGCTGCGCGCGAAAACCGTGGTCGAATGGAATTTTAATCGGCCCGACGACCTGCAAGGGTGGCGGCCCAACAGCGATTTGACCGATGTCGTCATCACGGGCGGCGCGCTGCATTGTCGCGCCGTCGGGACGGACCCGATTTTGGAATTGCAGCCGCTGCTCAACTTTCCGGCGTCGGCGTTTCAGGCGGTGGAGATCCGGTTGCAAGCCGATCAGGACGGCACGGCGGAATTGTTCTGGGCCAACACTTCCACCGGGCGCTACGGCGGATTCACTCAAGAAAAAGCCCTGCGTTTCAATGTCCGCGGCGACAGTGATTGGCATACGTATCGGGTGTTACCGTGCTGGCAGGCCGATGGGCGCATCGTGCGGTTGCGCTTTGATGTGTATGACGGCGCGCGCTTCGAACTGGCTTCCCTCCGGGTGCTTGATTTAACCCCCGCGACGCCAAGCGCCACCGCGGATTTCGATTTCCGCCAGGACACGGTCGGCTGGCAGTGGCTGGAGACGTTGGATTCATCCGCCCCGCCGACATGGAAAGACGGCGAGTTCAAGATGCCCTCCAACGGCCTGCTGCTCGGTCCACCGGTGCAAATTGACACGACCAATCAATCCTACGTGTCACTGCGCCTGGCGGTGGATCGCGGTGAACGCGCCACGCTGTTTTTTGCCAGCGATTACAAACCGGGTCTGCACAGTTTTTCGTTTCCACTCAAGGTTGACGGACGTGAGCACACCTACAATCTCGATCTGCTTTCCGCGGCCAACTGGCGCGGGCGGGTCAGCGCGATTGGTTTGCGTCCCAGCGACGCGGCGAACGCCACCGTCCAATTGCGCTGGCTGAAAGTCTCCGATGCGCCGCAAGGTCCGGCGCAACTCGAACTGACTTCCTTCGCGCTGGACGAAGCGTTGCCGCGCGTCGGCCGGCCCGCCACGTTGCGCGCGGTGGTGGTCAATACCGGCGGGGCATCGGCGTCGAAAATCCGCGCCGATCTTCAGCTTCCCGACGGCCTTAAATTGCTTGAACCCGCAAATCTCCAATCGCTCAACCAACCGCTCGCGCCCGGTACCGAGACGGCGTTGCTCTGGCGCGTCGAGGCCAATCGCCCGCTCAGCAATATTTGTCAGCTCACCTTGAGCGCTCCGGATGCCGACGCCGCTCGCGGACAAGCCCGCGTCAATTTCACTCCGCGTCCGACGGTGACGGCGACCGGTTACGTGCCCGAGCCTCAACCCGTGCGCGGCCCGATCGAAGTGGGCGTTTATTATTTTCCCGGTTGGAACACGGCCAGCCAATGGCAGCCGATTCAGCGTTTCCCCGAGCGCCGCCCCGTGCTGGGCTGGTATCGCGAGGGCGATCCGGAAATTGCCGATTGGCACATCAAATGGGCGGTTGAACACGGCATCACGTTTTTCGCCTACGACTGGTATTGGTCGCAAGGCGCGCGCTTCCTCGAACACGCCTTGCACGATGGCTATTTCAAGGCGCGCTACCGGCGCCTCCTGAAATTCTGTTTGCTCTGGGCCAATCACAATCCGCCGCAGACTTCTTCGCTGGAGGATTGCCGCGCCGTCACGCATTACTGGATTGAAAATTATTTCCGCCGTCCCGAACACCTGACCTTCGATGGCAGACCGGTCGTCATCATTTTCAGCACGGACCGTTTGACCGCCGATCTGGGCAGCGCCGGCGTGAAACGCGCTTTCACCGCGATGCGTGAGGAATGTCAGCGCGCCGGATTGAAAGGGCTTTACCTGATCGCTTGCGTGGGCGACGTGGGCGGCGCACGCCGCGCGGCGGAGGAGGGTTACGACGCGGTCACCGCGTACAACTGGCCGCATCTGGGCATGACCGGGGAAGGCAAATTCGCACCGTATGCCGAGCTGGTCCCGGCTTATCGCCGCCAATGGGAACATCTGCTGGCTGAAAGTCCGGTGCCGCTGACGCCACTGCCGATCAGCGGTGGATGGGATAGCCGTCCGTGGCATGGGGAGAACAATCTCGTGCGCTTCGATCGTACTCCGCAATTATTTCAGCAACACCTGCGCGACGCGAAAGCCGTCATCGAATTGCAGCCGTCCCAGCCCCGGCTCGCGCCCGCCGCGTTGATCGAGGCCTGGAACGAATGGGGCGAAGGTTCTTACATCGAACCGCAGGCGGAATTTGGTTTCGGCTATCTGGATGCCATCCGCAGTGTCTTCACCACGGCATCCGGGTCGCATACGGATCTCACGCCCGCCGATGTCGGCCTTGGCCCTTACGACATCCCTCCGCCTGAACCGTCGCGAACCGCCTGGGAATTTACGCGTGACGATCAGGGTTGGAACAACACGATGCACTTGACGGAGGTAAAAGTTGCGGATGGTTACTTGCGCGCGCGGACGACGGGGAATGATCCCGCTTTTTTTGGTCCGGCCACGCAGGCCAAAGCCGCCGATTTCAGCACCGTGGTCGTGCGCCTGCGGTTACGTCGCCCCGATGGCCAATCCTTCACCGACATGGCCCAAATTTTCTGGAGCACCACGCGACTGGCGGAAACGGAAAGCAGCAGCGAACGCTTCGCCGTTCGCGGCGACGGTCAATGGCACGAGTACCGGATCCCCGTCGGCCAGAACCAGCGCTGGCGCGACCACATCACCCGGCTGCGGTTTGATCCCGGCACCCGGTCCAATGTCCAGGTGGAACTGGCCTTCATCCGGTTGGAAAAATAA
- a CDS encoding NlpC/P60 family protein has product MSFPASADTLIRIGTMKLKFSWRLLTTLFALSVTLAGCATKTTSENISAADQFALVLPVLRQQYAPDPHLARFDITATSQGRELILTGETDSVATKAATLQAARQTGATVVDQIRVLPAAELGDTNWGIVTLSVANGREQPENKAELGTQMLLGEIVRVLKRDHYWLLVQTHDRYLSWVSADSLQLCTEPEAQAWERAPLLIYTQFDGIIREAPEAESPILADLVLGNRVRRVGATGSQYKVALPDGRTGYLAQSDVTDFSTWKQTRRPTAENIERTARQFMGRPYLWGAGTPRGMDCSGLTKLTFFLNGIELNRNASQQARMGTAVPLNPELSHLRKGDLLFFTFDRTRGVDARITHTGIYLGNKLFIQASGRVRISSLDSNSPIADQNRIRGLVAARRLLPEN; this is encoded by the coding sequence TTGAGTTTTCCCGCATCCGCTGACACGTTGATTCGGATTGGTACGATGAAACTCAAGTTCAGTTGGCGGCTCTTAACAACCCTGTTCGCCCTGTCAGTGACCCTGGCCGGATGCGCGACGAAAACCACTTCAGAAAATATCAGCGCGGCGGACCAGTTCGCCCTCGTACTGCCAGTGTTGCGGCAACAATACGCGCCGGACCCCCACCTCGCGCGCTTTGACATTACCGCCACCAGCCAAGGTCGGGAATTGATTCTCACCGGTGAAACGGACAGCGTCGCCACCAAAGCCGCCACGTTGCAGGCCGCCCGCCAAACCGGCGCGACGGTGGTGGATCAAATCCGCGTTTTACCGGCGGCGGAATTGGGCGACACCAACTGGGGCATCGTCACCCTCAGCGTGGCCAACGGTCGCGAACAACCGGAAAACAAGGCCGAACTCGGCACGCAAATGTTGCTCGGGGAAATCGTCCGCGTGCTGAAACGGGATCATTACTGGCTGCTGGTGCAGACGCACGACCGGTATCTCTCGTGGGTGAGCGCGGATTCGCTCCAGCTTTGCACCGAACCGGAAGCGCAAGCCTGGGAACGCGCGCCGTTGCTGATCTACACCCAATTCGACGGCATCATCCGCGAGGCGCCCGAAGCGGAGTCGCCGATCCTCGCGGACCTGGTACTCGGCAACCGGGTGCGCCGAGTTGGGGCCACGGGGTCGCAATACAAAGTGGCCTTGCCGGACGGCCGCACCGGTTATCTGGCGCAATCGGACGTGACGGATTTTTCCACCTGGAAACAAACGCGTCGGCCCACGGCGGAAAACATCGAACGCACCGCGCGCCAGTTCATGGGCCGTCCGTATCTGTGGGGCGCCGGCACCCCGCGCGGGATGGACTGCTCCGGACTCACCAAGCTCACGTTCTTTTTGAACGGCATTGAATTGAATCGCAACGCCAGCCAGCAGGCGCGAATGGGTACCGCCGTGCCGTTGAATCCCGAACTGAGCCATCTGCGCAAAGGTGATCTGCTCTTTTTTACGTTCGACCGTACCCGTGGCGTCGACGCGCGCATCACGCACACCGGAATTTATCTGGGCAACAAACTGTTCATCCAAGCTTCCGGCCGGGTGCGCATCAGCAGCCTGGATTCGAACTCGCCCATTGCCGATCAGAACCGCATTCGCGGTCTTGTCGCCGCCCGTCGCCTCCTGCCGGAAAATTGA
- a CDS encoding MFS transporter yields the protein MAEATRASEGFIGKFLVLNGAARELWLTFVIKFLSVAAYAVTNLTIKLWLSSEFGFSDEQALALVLAWSLTMTGVTLLVGSLTDALGLRKTFFLGVWVCLVARLVMVFTTNQWIALIGGLFPLAVGEALGTPVLVAAVRKYSTTKQRSISFSMVYMAMNVGFLVTGLLFDYVRQSLGEHGQFSLPLFGTTISTYRALFAVSWIIELALVPLVWWMRPGVEVTDTGVQIHPPTHAARSGNVVTALWATVAKAARDTADLFAGLFKQRSFYRLLCFLALIACLKSILMVMYYVFPTFGIRELGEGAKVGTLWNINSWMVIMLVPFIGALTQRFPAYGMTMIGGAITAGSVFVMALPTVWFQAAADGWAGHLVGHWYLNLAGNIHPYYVMIALYIAVFSVGEAFYSPRVYEYAAAIAPKGQEASYSALSYIPLLLGKVIATISSGPLLAKYCPEVGARHSATMWLFFALVATLCPLGLLFLRPYIRVHEVGREE from the coding sequence ATGGCTGAAGCAACGCGGGCATCCGAGGGGTTCATCGGGAAATTTCTCGTGCTCAACGGCGCGGCGCGGGAGTTGTGGCTGACCTTCGTCATCAAGTTCCTCAGCGTGGCGGCTTATGCGGTCACCAACCTGACCATCAAGCTGTGGCTTTCGTCCGAATTCGGCTTTTCCGATGAGCAGGCGCTGGCGCTGGTGTTGGCGTGGTCGCTGACGATGACGGGCGTCACGTTGCTGGTCGGTTCGCTGACCGATGCGTTGGGGTTGCGCAAAACTTTTTTCCTCGGGGTCTGGGTTTGTCTGGTGGCGCGGCTGGTCATGGTGTTCACGACGAACCAATGGATCGCCTTGATCGGCGGGTTGTTTCCACTCGCCGTCGGTGAAGCGTTGGGCACGCCAGTATTGGTGGCGGCGGTGCGCAAGTATTCCACGACCAAGCAGCGTTCAATTTCATTCTCGATGGTGTACATGGCGATGAACGTGGGTTTTCTGGTGACGGGGCTGCTGTTCGATTACGTGCGCCAATCACTGGGTGAACACGGACAGTTCAGCCTGCCGCTGTTCGGCACGACGATCAGCACGTATCGCGCGCTGTTCGCCGTCAGTTGGATCATTGAACTGGCTTTGGTACCGCTCGTGTGGTGGATGCGACCCGGCGTGGAAGTCACGGACACGGGGGTGCAAATCCATCCGCCGACCCACGCGGCGCGGTCGGGCAATGTGGTCACGGCCTTGTGGGCGACCGTGGCCAAGGCCGCGCGGGACACGGCGGATTTGTTTGCGGGATTGTTCAAGCAACGCAGTTTTTATCGTTTGCTCTGCTTCCTGGCGCTGATCGCCTGTCTGAAATCCATCCTGATGGTGATGTATTATGTCTTTCCCACGTTTGGCATTCGCGAGTTGGGCGAAGGCGCAAAAGTGGGCACGCTGTGGAACATCAACAGTTGGATGGTGATCATGCTCGTGCCGTTTATCGGCGCGTTGACGCAACGCTTTCCGGCCTACGGCATGACGATGATCGGCGGCGCCATCACCGCCGGATCGGTCTTTGTGATGGCGTTGCCAACGGTCTGGTTTCAAGCCGCCGCGGATGGTTGGGCGGGCCATCTGGTGGGGCATTGGTATCTGAACCTGGCGGGAAACATTCATCCGTATTACGTCATGATCGCGCTCTACATTGCGGTGTTTTCCGTGGGGGAAGCGTTTTATTCGCCGCGCGTTTATGAATACGCGGCGGCTATTGCGCCCAAGGGACAGGAAGCTTCGTACTCGGCGCTCTCGTACATTCCGCTGCTCCTGGGCAAAGTCATCGCCACCATTTCATCCGGCCCGCTGCTCGCCAAGTATTGTCCCGAAGTGGGCGCGCGTCATTCCGCGACCATGTGGTTGTTCTTCGCGTTGGTGGCCACGCTTTGTCCGTTGGGCCTCTTGTTCTTGCGTCCTTACATCCGGGTTCACGAAGTAGGACGGGAGGAATGA
- a CDS encoding acetylxylan esterase yields the protein MVTKSKASVTGMKRTLQFLAIMTGLMSLRSGVAAAPAALPGDRMLSAYFRHETAALSEQCLTEIQSLADWQVHRAEYRRQLQEMLGLWPLPERTELHPVVTGKIEHDEFTVEKLYFQAAPQLYVTANLWLPRHRTRPAPGILYVCGHSRQVGNGVSYGNKTGYQHHGAWFARNGYVCLMIDTVQLGEIEGLHHGTYREGMWWWNSRGYTPAGVEAWFGLRALDYLCARPEVDAERIGMTGRSGGGSYTWTVAALDERVKVAAPVAGITDLQNQVVDGCVAGHCDCMFFVNTYRWDFPQLAALIAPRPLLIGNTDKDTIFPLEGVVRLHEKVRRIYRLHGAEKNLGLLITEGPHQDTQDLQVPVFRWFNRFLQPEQPLIEMAATKFFEPEQLRVFDQLPADQVNTEIHARFVPQARPRTSAELQTPRATLAATLKAQTFAGWPEENSPLTPERVRSVEREGLRFSAWDFISQPEVRLRLYWLEPVDGGGSSNAINLNVLNVDDWSDWLAAMRVVFADQLAEELALPHPPAAATEAFTQLKARVTQGGANGAVSAYFAPRGVGLSAWSGDAKQRTQIRRRFMLLGQTQDGMCVWDIRRAVQALRSVRGAATRRVDLQANGPMALNAGWAAWFEPNAHLVSLAVVRALTETTAPDYLNLYRVLDFPQVVELMESTHAPDQTDATEK from the coding sequence GTGGTGACAAAAAGTAAAGCCTCGGTGACGGGCATGAAGCGCACCCTGCAATTTCTCGCGATCATGACTGGTCTGATGTCGTTGCGTTCCGGCGTGGCCGCCGCGCCGGCAGCTTTACCCGGGGATCGCATGTTGTCCGCGTATTTCCGTCACGAAACGGCGGCGCTCAGCGAGCAGTGCCTGACGGAGATTCAATCGCTGGCCGACTGGCAGGTCCATCGCGCGGAGTACCGGCGGCAGTTGCAGGAGATGCTCGGATTGTGGCCGCTCCCGGAGCGGACCGAGTTGCATCCGGTCGTCACGGGCAAAATCGAGCACGACGAGTTCACGGTGGAGAAGCTGTATTTCCAAGCGGCGCCGCAGCTTTATGTGACGGCGAATTTGTGGTTACCCCGGCACCGGACCCGACCCGCGCCTGGCATCCTCTACGTTTGCGGTCATTCCCGGCAGGTCGGCAACGGGGTGAGTTACGGCAACAAGACCGGTTATCAACATCACGGGGCGTGGTTCGCGCGGAACGGTTACGTGTGTCTGATGATTGACACGGTGCAACTGGGCGAGATCGAGGGGCTGCATCACGGCACGTATCGCGAAGGGATGTGGTGGTGGAACTCGCGCGGTTACACGCCGGCGGGCGTCGAGGCGTGGTTCGGTCTGCGCGCGCTGGATTATCTGTGCGCGCGGCCCGAGGTGGACGCGGAACGCATCGGCATGACGGGGCGTTCGGGCGGTGGTTCGTACACGTGGACGGTGGCGGCGCTGGACGAGCGGGTCAAGGTGGCCGCGCCGGTGGCGGGCATCACCGATCTGCAAAATCAGGTGGTGGATGGTTGCGTGGCCGGACATTGCGATTGCATGTTTTTCGTGAACACGTACCGCTGGGATTTTCCCCAACTGGCCGCGCTGATTGCGCCGCGACCGTTGCTCATCGGCAACACGGACAAGGACACCATCTTTCCGCTGGAGGGCGTGGTGCGTTTGCACGAAAAGGTGCGCCGCATTTATCGCCTGCACGGAGCGGAAAAAAATCTGGGACTGCTGATCACCGAAGGACCGCATCAAGACACGCAGGATTTGCAGGTGCCGGTGTTCCGCTGGTTCAACCGGTTTTTGCAACCGGAACAACCGTTGATCGAGATGGCGGCAACCAAGTTTTTCGAGCCGGAACAACTCCGGGTGTTTGATCAACTCCCCGCCGATCAGGTGAACACGGAAATCCATGCGCGGTTCGTTCCCCAAGCCAGGCCGCGCACGAGCGCGGAATTGCAAACACCGCGCGCCACCCTGGCGGCAACGCTCAAAGCGCAGACGTTTGCGGGTTGGCCGGAGGAAAATTCACCGTTGACGCCGGAGCGGGTTCGCTCGGTCGAGCGCGAAGGGTTGCGGTTCAGCGCCTGGGACTTTATCAGCCAGCCTGAAGTGCGGCTGCGCCTGTATTGGCTCGAACCGGTGGACGGTGGCGGCAGCAGCAACGCGATCAATCTGAACGTGCTGAATGTGGATGACTGGTCGGATTGGCTGGCCGCGATGCGCGTGGTCTTTGCGGATCAATTAGCTGAAGAACTGGCGCTGCCGCATCCGCCGGCGGCGGCAACCGAGGCGTTCACGCAATTGAAAGCGCGGGTGACGCAGGGCGGAGCGAATGGCGCAGTGTCGGCGTATTTCGCGCCGCGTGGCGTGGGGTTGTCCGCCTGGTCGGGGGATGCCAAACAGCGGACGCAGATTCGGCGGCGCTTCATGTTGTTGGGACAAACCCAGGATGGAATGTGCGTCTGGGACATTCGGCGCGCGGTGCAAGCGCTGCGTTCGGTGCGTGGCGCCGCGACCCGCCGCGTGGATTTGCAGGCCAACGGCCCGATGGCGCTGAATGCGGGTTGGGCGGCTTGGTTTGAACCGAACGCGCACCTGGTCTCCCTCGCGGTTGTCCGGGCGTTGACGGAAACCACCGCGCCGGATTACTTGAATCTTTACAGGGTGCTGGACTTTCCGCAGGTGGTGGAATTGATGGAGTCCACGCATGCGCCTGATCAGACCGACGCGACCGAGAAATGA
- a CDS encoding HEAT repeat domain-containing protein yields MNKQNSKPPARTRAVLLIAVGLALLFGAVIAWLANSTTANRRSGKTPTSLDRVPDAELYARYGTSASCRSCHEEIYAQWEKSHHAQAERLVLADLDGDAFAPSRQLRHGGQTSELRATNQFFQIVTLGQDNRLHPFIPERVLGVAPLRQYLIPTTNGRYQASELAYDPHRQEWFDVFGDENRQPGEWGHWTGRGMNWNSMCAACHNTRVRRNYDAVTDSYRTTMAERGVSCEACHGPMAEHNAWQTQHPRQTGDPTIRRFTREQAFFTCAQCHSRRGELTGEFQPGDNFYDHYQLTLPDETDVFYPDGQVRDEDYEFTAFLGSRMHAAGVRCLDCHDPHTSQLRLPGNQMCLSCHGNPPANGAPTIDPQKHSFHFATATPAAKHEAAARMGNGTECVQCHMPVTTYMQRHPRHDHGFTIPDPRLTQELGIPNACNRCHANQSADWALTAIIQWYGPRANSPTRARTTAIAQARAGAVSAVPELVKTLRTETNAFWQAVAANLLKSWPDQLEAQQALLTALTHTNELLRAMSVRGLEPLVATGDRTVFNALSERLTDPVRWVRTEAAWALRRTLDTNSLAGQDLLTQLNFNADQPVGAMQFGVFHLDRGHVAAAVDYFRRAVSWDTNSAPLHQALGLALSTANQTTEAVKALEAACHLAPTNAEYRYQLALALNENGQLAAAREALAATVKLNPQFARAWYNLGLADAAQNHLDDALTALWRAETLSPHSAEIPYARATVLARLGREEEARTAAARALELRPDFAAARQLLQSLER; encoded by the coding sequence GTGAACAAGCAGAACTCCAAGCCACCGGCTAGAACGCGAGCGGTCCTCTTGATCGCCGTGGGCTTGGCACTCCTGTTCGGCGCCGTCATTGCCTGGCTGGCCAATTCCACTACCGCAAACCGGCGCTCGGGAAAAACACCAACGTCGCTTGATCGCGTTCCAGATGCCGAATTATACGCCCGTTACGGCACGTCGGCGTCGTGCCGCTCCTGTCACGAGGAAATTTATGCGCAGTGGGAAAAATCGCATCACGCCCAGGCGGAACGATTGGTCCTCGCTGACCTGGACGGCGATGCCTTTGCACCATCGCGCCAGTTGCGGCACGGTGGCCAAACCTCGGAGTTGCGGGCGACCAACCAATTTTTCCAAATCGTCACGCTGGGTCAGGATAACCGGTTGCATCCCTTCATCCCGGAACGCGTGTTGGGCGTGGCGCCGCTGCGGCAGTATTTGATCCCAACCACCAACGGACGCTACCAAGCCTCGGAACTGGCCTATGATCCACACCGGCAGGAGTGGTTTGACGTCTTTGGCGATGAGAACCGTCAGCCCGGCGAATGGGGGCATTGGACCGGGCGCGGCATGAACTGGAACAGCATGTGCGCGGCTTGCCACAACACCCGCGTGCGGCGCAACTACGATGCGGTCACCGACAGTTACCGCACGACCATGGCCGAGCGCGGCGTCAGTTGCGAAGCCTGTCATGGACCGATGGCCGAGCACAACGCCTGGCAGACCCAGCACCCGCGACAAACCGGCGACCCCACCATCCGCCGTTTCACGCGGGAGCAAGCGTTTTTCACCTGTGCCCAGTGTCATTCTCGGCGGGGTGAGTTGACCGGTGAATTTCAGCCGGGCGATAATTTCTACGATCATTATCAACTCACCCTTCCGGATGAGACCGACGTGTTTTATCCCGATGGACAAGTGCGCGATGAGGACTACGAGTTCACCGCGTTTCTGGGCAGCCGCATGCACGCGGCCGGAGTGCGCTGTCTGGATTGTCACGATCCGCACACGAGCCAGTTGCGATTACCAGGCAATCAAATGTGCCTGAGTTGCCACGGCAATCCACCAGCCAACGGCGCGCCCACCATTGATCCGCAAAAACACAGTTTTCATTTCGCCACCGCCACGCCCGCTGCGAAACACGAAGCCGCCGCCCGCATGGGTAACGGCACGGAGTGTGTGCAGTGTCACATGCCGGTCACGACCTACATGCAACGGCATCCGCGCCACGATCACGGGTTCACCATTCCCGATCCACGACTCACGCAGGAGCTGGGCATTCCGAACGCCTGCAATCGTTGTCACGCCAATCAGAGCGCGGATTGGGCGTTGACGGCGATCATCCAGTGGTACGGCCCGCGAGCGAATTCGCCGACTCGGGCGCGGACCACTGCCATCGCGCAGGCGCGAGCGGGCGCGGTCAGCGCCGTGCCGGAACTGGTGAAAACCCTGCGCACGGAGACCAACGCGTTTTGGCAGGCGGTCGCGGCGAACCTGTTGAAATCATGGCCCGATCAACTGGAAGCGCAGCAAGCGTTGTTGACTGCCCTCACGCACACCAACGAACTGTTGCGCGCGATGAGCGTGCGCGGTTTGGAACCATTGGTGGCCACGGGCGACCGAACCGTTTTTAACGCATTGAGTGAACGCCTCACCGATCCGGTGCGTTGGGTGCGGACGGAAGCCGCCTGGGCGTTACGCCGCACGCTCGACACCAACTCGCTGGCGGGACAGGATTTGCTGACCCAATTGAACTTCAACGCGGATCAACCGGTTGGCGCGATGCAGTTCGGAGTATTTCATCTGGACCGTGGCCACGTCGCTGCCGCCGTGGATTACTTCCGACGCGCGGTCAGTTGGGACACCAATTCCGCACCATTGCATCAAGCGCTGGGTCTGGCGTTGAGCACAGCCAATCAAACGACGGAAGCAGTTAAAGCCCTTGAAGCGGCCTGTCACCTCGCGCCAACCAATGCGGAATACCGTTATCAACTGGCGCTGGCCTTGAACGAGAACGGTCAACTCGCGGCGGCGCGGGAAGCGCTGGCCGCTACGGTGAAACTCAATCCACAATTTGCGCGGGCCTGGTATAATCTTGGTCTCGCCGATGCCGCGCAAAACCATCTGGACGACGCGCTCACGGCGCTTTGGCGCGCGGAAACATTAAGCCCACATTCCGCCGAGATTCCTTACGCTCGCGCCACGGTTCTTGCGCGATTGGGCCGCGAGGAGGAAGCTCGCACCGCCGCCGCCCGCGCACTGGAGCTGCGCCCGGATTTTGCCGCCGCCCGACAATTACTTCAGAGTTTGGAAAGGTGA